One window of the Leptotrichia massiliensis genome contains the following:
- a CDS encoding methyltransferase regulatory domain-containing protein, giving the protein MENKNTYNELLYKSNPFNYTIPALLEAYGRLYGLTPKDSRKARVLELGSSFGGNIITQALYNPESEYIGIDLTAEQVKKGNEVIEKIGLKNVKLIEKNILDINEEFGKFDYIIVHGVFSWVPENVKEKILKICNENLTEEGIAYISYNTYPGWKEPDKIREMMLYANKYFPEVALGDKNQRGKAFISIVADQMKSYNDISEKKGDFIRQIEEILNMQDYYVAHEYLEDFNKPMYLHEFVDLVRKENLEYISDVALRLSIASVYNDSTVQKLQQLSQGDHVIKEQCLDYILDTKFRRSLICKKSQAEKLNFTESFPNEILDSFLFTLKYSEEELTTVNEENIKAIMLELVKKPNKTFTVQDGMTIWKNLKTQDKSEKNKEKENEIIANLRKFILNSMINGKIKFYCSENETVLYEENKVYITETFRNYLRTLIVGEGVNIVGIANSRNEIISDLNDVDVIVADILSEPKPESEILKELSKTPIYRTTMDGEKTEIEASEYLPESIKKLEFIGYFTKK; this is encoded by the coding sequence ATGGAAAATAAAAATACATATAACGAACTGCTTTACAAATCTAATCCATTTAATTATACTATTCCAGCGTTACTAGAAGCATATGGACGTTTATATGGATTGACGCCAAAAGATTCAAGAAAAGCGAGGGTTTTGGAATTAGGATCATCATTTGGTGGAAATATTATAACACAAGCACTTTATAATCCAGAATCTGAATATATTGGTATTGATTTGACGGCAGAACAAGTAAAAAAAGGAAATGAAGTAATTGAAAAAATTGGTTTGAAAAATGTAAAATTAATTGAAAAAAACATTTTAGACATAAATGAAGAGTTTGGGAAATTTGATTATATTATTGTTCATGGTGTATTTTCTTGGGTTCCTGAAAATGTAAAGGAAAAAATTCTGAAAATATGTAATGAAAATCTTACAGAAGAAGGAATTGCATATATTTCTTACAATACATATCCTGGATGGAAAGAACCTGATAAAATACGTGAAATGATGCTTTATGCAAATAAATATTTTCCAGAAGTTGCACTTGGAGATAAAAATCAACGTGGAAAAGCATTTATTTCAATTGTAGCAGATCAGATGAAAAGTTATAACGACATCTCTGAAAAAAAAGGAGATTTTATTAGACAAATTGAAGAAATTCTAAATATGCAAGATTATTATGTGGCTCATGAATATCTTGAAGATTTTAACAAGCCAATGTATTTACATGAATTTGTGGATTTAGTAAGAAAAGAAAATTTGGAATATATATCAGATGTTGCGTTAAGACTCTCAATCGCAAGTGTTTATAATGATAGTACAGTCCAAAAACTTCAACAACTTTCACAAGGAGATCATGTTATAAAAGAGCAATGTCTTGACTATATACTTGATACTAAATTTAGAAGATCTTTAATTTGTAAAAAAAGCCAAGCGGAAAAACTTAACTTTACTGAAAGTTTTCCAAACGAGATATTAGATTCATTTCTCTTTACACTAAAATATTCAGAAGAAGAATTAACGACAGTAAATGAAGAAAACATAAAAGCTATAATGTTAGAATTAGTAAAAAAACCTAATAAAACTTTTACAGTGCAAGATGGAATGACAATATGGAAAAATTTAAAAACACAAGATAAAAGTGAAAAAAATAAAGAAAAAGAAAATGAAATTATTGCAAACTTAAGAAAATTTATTTTGAACAGTATGATTAATGGTAAAATAAAATTTTATTGTTCTGAAAATGAAACTGTGCTTTATGAAGAAAACAAGGTCTATATAACAGAAACATTTAGAAATTACTTGAGGACTCTTATTGTTGGAGAAGGAGTCAATATAGTTGGAATAGCAAATTCTAGAAATGAAATTATAAGTGATTTAAACGATGTTGATGTAATAGTTGCTGATATTTTATCAGAGCCAAAACCAGAATCAGAAATTTTGAAAGAATTATCAAAAACACCTATTTATCGAACGACAATGGATGGGGAAAAAACAGAAATAGAGGCTTCAGAATATTTACCTGAAAGTATAAAGAAACTTGAATTTATAGGATATTTTACAAAAAAATAA
- the trmB gene encoding tRNA (guanosine(46)-N7)-methyltransferase TrmB codes for MENKIKVIGKNGQKIEITEAEKEKRENIKKVNDEFKKINAEKSKIINEQEIWKYFFEKPKKNYNKYMCEMLEFPEYLMYNNTDVDKYCGKWNEFFGNNNDIYLEIGCGSGNFTVQNAEKFKDRNYIALELRFKRLVLGAKKSKKRKLKNILFVRKRGETILDFVGKNEISGVYINFPDPWEGEEKKRVINEELFSKLDVILKIDGKLFFKTDHEKYYEDVLELVKTLENYEIVYHTRDLHNSEKVNENIKTEFEQMFLSKHNMNIKYIEIKKIK; via the coding sequence ATGGAAAATAAAATTAAAGTTATAGGAAAAAATGGACAAAAAATTGAAATAACAGAAGCTGAAAAGGAAAAGAGAGAAAATATAAAAAAAGTAAATGATGAATTCAAAAAAATAAATGCAGAAAAAAGCAAAATTATAAATGAACAGGAAATTTGGAAATATTTTTTTGAAAAGCCAAAAAAAAATTATAACAAATATATGTGTGAAATGCTTGAATTTCCTGAGTATTTGATGTACAATAATACAGATGTAGATAAATATTGTGGAAAATGGAATGAATTTTTTGGAAATAATAATGATATTTATCTTGAAATTGGCTGTGGAAGTGGTAATTTTACTGTACAGAATGCAGAGAAATTTAAAGATAGAAACTATATTGCATTAGAATTACGATTTAAACGGCTTGTTCTTGGAGCAAAAAAGTCTAAAAAAAGAAAGTTAAAAAATATTCTTTTTGTCAGAAAAAGAGGAGAAACGATACTAGATTTTGTTGGTAAAAATGAAATTTCGGGTGTATATATTAATTTCCCTGATCCTTGGGAAGGTGAAGAGAAAAAAAGAGTTATAAATGAGGAATTATTTTCTAAATTAGATGTTATTTTAAAAATAGACGGAAAGTTATTTTTTAAAACAGATCACGAAAAGTATTATGAGGATGTTTTGGAATTAGTAAAAACACTTGAAAATTATGAAATTGTTTACCATACACGTGATTTACATAATTCAGAGAAAGTAAATGAGAATATTAAAACAGAATTCGAACAAATGTTTTTGAGTAAACATAATATGAATATTAAATATATTGAAATAAAAAAAATTAAATAA
- a CDS encoding 3-deoxy-D-manno-octulosonic acid transferase yields MILYNLLRVLLYFIIMILSIFNKKLLNFFKTRLFQKMGNNNFLNNNEKAILVHFSSVGEFNLSKELIEKILQARKGEKNQKVILSVMTDTGFSAVSKIYSEDKNVKIFYFPLDDFFAMKKIYKKYKIEKTIVVETEIWPNLYYFAQKNGQLFIVNGRLTEKKLKSYLKFGWLIRKTLNCATKIMVQSIPDKERYERLGIDKNKIKVYKNLKYSIKYNKISNEQKKYYLDTIIDKNKKVIVCGSTRPNEEKIWLEVFKMINIDNEYQLVLVPRHLERLGEIENIILEKFSKDDYSLITQIEKEKINFKTQDWKKIIVVDKMGVLTDFYQLADFVFVGGTLVDIGGHSILEPLYYGKKPIIGEYFQNIEEIVKDAKELGFVEIVKNKDEIIEYLKKSENIDTREFFEKNNEIDKILNEIY; encoded by the coding sequence ATGATTTTATATAATTTATTAAGAGTTTTGTTATATTTTATAATAATGATTTTATCAATTTTCAATAAAAAACTATTAAATTTTTTTAAAACACGTCTGTTTCAGAAAATGGGAAATAACAATTTCCTAAACAATAATGAAAAAGCAATACTTGTTCATTTCTCATCAGTTGGAGAATTTAATTTATCAAAAGAATTAATTGAAAAAATATTACAAGCCAGGAAAGGTGAGAAAAATCAAAAGGTGATACTTTCTGTTATGACGGATACTGGATTTTCTGCAGTTAGTAAAATATATTCTGAAGATAAAAATGTAAAAATATTTTATTTTCCACTTGATGATTTTTTTGCAATGAAAAAAATTTATAAAAAATATAAAATAGAAAAAACAATAGTTGTGGAAACTGAAATTTGGCCAAATTTGTATTATTTTGCTCAAAAAAATGGTCAATTATTTATCGTAAATGGAAGGCTGACTGAAAAGAAATTGAAGTCGTATTTAAAATTTGGATGGCTTATAAGAAAAACATTAAATTGTGCTACGAAAATAATGGTCCAAAGTATTCCAGACAAGGAAAGATATGAAAGGCTGGGAATTGATAAAAATAAAATTAAAGTTTACAAGAATTTAAAATATTCAATTAAATATAATAAAATTTCTAACGAACAGAAAAAATATTATTTGGATACAATTATAGATAAAAATAAGAAAGTAATCGTGTGTGGAAGTACGCGTCCTAATGAGGAAAAAATCTGGCTTGAGGTCTTTAAGATGATAAATATTGATAATGAATATCAATTAGTGCTAGTTCCTAGACATCTGGAGAGACTTGGCGAAATTGAGAATATTATTTTGGAAAAGTTTTCAAAAGATGATTATTCATTAATTACACAAATTGAAAAAGAAAAAATAAATTTTAAAACTCAAGATTGGAAAAAAATAATTGTAGTTGATAAAATGGGAGTCTTGACAGATTTTTATCAGCTAGCAGATTTTGTTTTTGTTGGCGGGACACTTGTTGACATTGGAGGGCATTCTATTCTAGAGCCGTTGTATTATGGGAAAAAGCCAATTATTGGTGAATATTTTCAGAATATAGAAGAAATAGTAAAAGACGCCAAAGAACTAGGATTTGTGGAAATTGTAAAAAATAAGGATGAAATTATTGAATATTTGAAAAAATCTGAAAATATTGACACAAGAGAGTTTTTTGAAAAAAATAATGAAATTGATAAAATATTGAACGAAATATATTAG
- a CDS encoding HU family DNA-binding protein has protein sequence MSKKEFVDAYAKATGETKKRSEELVNQFLETVEKTLLNGDSVQFVGWGTFEVKKRAARTGINPQTKKEIKIPAKKVVKFKVGKKLADSVAEGK, from the coding sequence ATGTCAAAAAAAGAATTTGTAGATGCTTACGCAAAAGCAACTGGAGAAACTAAAAAAAGATCTGAAGAATTGGTAAACCAATTTTTAGAAACAGTTGAAAAAACTTTATTAAACGGAGATTCAGTTCAATTTGTTGGATGGGGAACATTCGAAGTAAAGAAAAGAGCAGCAAGAACAGGAATTAATCCACAAACTAAAAAAGAAATTAAAATACCTGCAAAAAAAGTTGTTAAGTTTAAAGTAGGTAAAAAATTAGCTGACAGCGTAGCAGAAGGAAAATAA
- the cmk gene encoding (d)CMP kinase, which translates to MIIAIDGPAGSGKSTIAKLIAEDLGLVYLDTGAMYRLVTLKALNDGILGNLDKIIKMLDNLNIDIKENGFYLDDIDVSEEIRKPVVSENVSDIAVIREVREKMVDLQRKFSESKNVILDGRDIGTVVFPNADVKIFLVADAKERSNRRYKELVAKGENVRIEEIYENILKRDEIDSTRKESPLKKADNAIEVDTTSKNIEEVKNEILNIVRKKINNIEVKK; encoded by the coding sequence ATGATAATTGCTATTGATGGTCCTGCTGGAAGCGGAAAAAGTACCATCGCAAAATTGATTGCAGAGGATCTGGGACTTGTTTATCTTGATACAGGGGCAATGTATAGGCTTGTTACGTTAAAGGCTTTAAATGATGGGATTTTGGGTAATTTAGACAAAATTATAAAAATGCTGGATAATTTGAACATTGACATTAAGGAAAATGGCTTTTATCTGGATGATATTGATGTGAGTGAGGAAATTAGAAAGCCTGTTGTTTCGGAAAATGTATCTGATATTGCGGTGATACGTGAGGTTCGTGAGAAAATGGTGGATTTACAGAGAAAATTTTCAGAATCAAAAAATGTTATTCTGGATGGACGCGATATTGGGACAGTTGTTTTTCCAAATGCAGATGTAAAAATATTTTTGGTGGCAGATGCGAAGGAAAGATCAAATAGACGATACAAGGAACTTGTTGCAAAAGGCGAAAATGTTAGAATTGAAGAAATTTATGAAAATATTTTGAAAAGGGACGAAATTGACTCTACAAGAAAAGAAAGTCCATTAAAAAAAGCGGATAACGCAATTGAAGTGGATACAACTTCTAAAAATATTGAGGAAGTAAAAAATGAAATTTTGAATATAGTAAGAAAAAAAATTAACAATATTGAAGTTAAAAAATAA
- the prmA gene encoding 50S ribosomal protein L11 methyltransferase: MKWIKVKVDYFSDNLEETKTKLVNMFDEIGIKQIEVIDYFSENVLDYNANFSLKNEVWSIIGYIVDNRFANTKLNIIFNNLNEFQNSDAEFMYEIYTAKCNDEDWQDEWKKYFHTVNITDNIVIKPSWDKYEPENNEIVIEIDPGLAFGTGTHETTSLCVEFLEKYCKSKKKLLDIGCGSGILMLIGKKLGVNKVVGIDIDEKVRDVVLENFSKNDINDNFEVIIGNLVDDVSEKYDLVVSNILVDVLEKLLEDIEKTLEKGATVIFSGILSEKEETFVKKAGNYNLEQIDRKEKNNWVSLVFKYKN; encoded by the coding sequence ATGAAATGGATAAAAGTAAAAGTAGATTATTTTTCAGATAATTTAGAAGAAACGAAGACAAAATTAGTAAATATGTTTGATGAAATTGGAATTAAACAGATAGAAGTTATTGATTATTTTTCTGAAAATGTACTTGATTATAATGCTAATTTCTCTCTAAAAAATGAGGTTTGGAGTATTATTGGATACATTGTTGACAATAGATTTGCAAATACAAAATTAAATATTATTTTTAATAATTTAAACGAATTTCAGAACTCAGATGCAGAGTTTATGTATGAAATTTATACAGCTAAATGTAATGACGAAGACTGGCAAGATGAGTGGAAAAAATATTTTCACACTGTAAACATAACTGACAATATTGTTATAAAACCAAGTTGGGATAAGTATGAACCAGAAAATAATGAAATTGTAATTGAAATTGATCCAGGTCTTGCTTTTGGGACAGGTACACATGAAACGACATCTTTGTGTGTGGAGTTTTTGGAAAAATATTGCAAAAGTAAAAAGAAATTACTGGATATAGGGTGTGGCTCAGGTATTTTAATGTTAATTGGGAAAAAATTAGGTGTGAACAAAGTTGTTGGAATTGATATTGATGAAAAAGTTAGAGATGTGGTTTTGGAAAATTTTTCTAAAAATGATATAAATGATAATTTTGAAGTGATAATTGGAAATTTGGTAGATGATGTAAGTGAAAAATATGATTTAGTTGTGTCAAATATTTTGGTGGATGTTTTGGAAAAATTGCTTGAAGATATAGAAAAAACTCTAGAAAAAGGTGCAACTGTTATTTTTTCTGGAATTTTGAGCGAAAAAGAAGAGACATTTGTGAAAAAGGCTGGGAATTATAATTTAGAACAAATTGACAGAAAAGAAAAAAATAACTGGGTGTCACTTGTTTTTAAATATAAAAACTAA
- a CDS encoding TIGR00282 family metallophosphoesterase, producing MKFLIIGDIVGKPGRTTLFKYLEKRRQNYDFIIVNGENSAGGFGINVKIAKEMFGRGADVITLGNHSWDKREIYAYINEQRNLIRPINYTKEAPGNGYTIVQKNGVKVAVINAQCKVFMPPIACPFLAVEEVLPKIKEETDIIILDFHGEATSEKQAMGWNLSGKVSAVYGTHTHTQTADERILPGGTAYISDIGMTGGHDGILGMNRRESIQRFKDGMPTRYSVCEENLRINGIELEVNEKTGKAVSIKRLNMGYDEI from the coding sequence ATGAAATTTTTAATAATTGGTGATATTGTCGGTAAACCAGGCAGAACTACATTGTTTAAATACTTGGAAAAACGAAGACAGAATTATGACTTTATCATTGTAAATGGAGAAAATTCAGCTGGTGGATTTGGAATAAATGTAAAGATTGCAAAGGAAATGTTTGGGCGAGGAGCAGATGTTATCACTCTTGGAAATCACAGCTGGGATAAAAGGGAAATTTACGCTTATATCAATGAGCAAAGAAATCTGATTAGACCAATAAATTATACGAAGGAAGCACCAGGAAACGGTTATACAATTGTTCAAAAAAATGGAGTGAAAGTGGCAGTTATAAATGCACAATGCAAAGTATTCATGCCTCCGATTGCTTGCCCATTTTTGGCAGTAGAGGAAGTTTTACCGAAGATTAAGGAAGAAACAGATATTATTATTCTTGATTTTCATGGAGAAGCTACTTCAGAAAAGCAGGCAATGGGTTGGAACTTGTCTGGAAAAGTGTCGGCAGTGTACGGAACACACACACATACACAGACAGCAGATGAGAGAATTTTACCTGGAGGAACTGCCTATATTTCAGATATAGGGATGACTGGAGGACATGATGGTATTCTGGGAATGAACAGAAGGGAAAGTATACAAAGATTTAAGGATGGAATGCCAACAAGATACTCTGTATGTGAAGAAAATTTAAGAATTAATGGTATTGAACTGGAAGTAAATGAAAAGACTGGCAAGGCAGTATCAATTAAACGTTTAAATATGGGATATGACGAAATATAA